From a region of the Etheostoma cragini isolate CJK2018 chromosome 20, CSU_Ecrag_1.0, whole genome shotgun sequence genome:
- the vgll2b gene encoding transcription cofactor vestigial-like protein 2b isoform X2, with protein MMSPAPTGLSSTSSLCRDFMDTPRGPEGMSGGPGTGGSTSSSSSSNSSSSSYTPATLRPEECPKEKQEAPEAEYLSSRCVLFTYYQGDISSVVDEHFSRALSSYMDGEGKRRVLDQQGTDTPSPGSRRSFPPSFWDSNYSSPQNRSHCETGTPSYSMDPYTSALHPGLAHPHAHPHPHAHPHSHPHPPESWGYAQAQAYGHPRPLHELYSPSALEPHYGPLLMPTVRPPHHLSLPSHYEVSKLEPTASWPGLLPPGDVSQALALNMDTGLQQHKKGKELYWF; from the exons ATGATGTCACCG GCTCCCACTGGTCTGAGCAGCACTTCTTCTCTCTGCCGGGATTTTATGGACACTCCCAGGGGTCCAGAGGGGATGTCTGGGGGCCCAGGCACTGGAGGATcaacttcctcttcttcttcatccaactcttcctcttcctcctacACGCCTGCGACATTAAGGCCAGAGGAGTGCCCCAAGGAGAAGCAAGAGGCCCCTGAGGCAGAGTATCTCTCTTCTCGCTGTGTCCTCTTTACCTACTACCAAGGAGACATCAGCAGTGTGGTGGATGAGCACTTCTCCAGGGCCCTCAGCTCCTACATGGATGGAGAGGGCAAACGGCGGGTTCTAGACCAACAGGGCACAG ATACCCCTTCACCTGGCAGTCGACGAAGCTTCCCCCCATCCTTTTGGGACAGTAACTACTCCTCGCCTCAGAACCGCTCCCACTGTGAGACTGGAACACCTTCCTATTCCATGGACCCATACACATCAGCCTTGCACCCGGGCCTAGCGCACCCACATGCTCATCCTCACCCACACGCTCATCCTCACTCCCACCCTCACCCACCAGAAAGCTGGGGATATGCCCAGGCCCAAGCCTACGGCCACCCACGGCCTCTTCATGAACTGTATTCACCGTCAGCTTTGGAGCCCCACTACGGGCCCTTGCTTATGCCCACAGTGAGGCCACCTCACCACCTGAGCTTGCCAAGCCACTATGAAGTGAGCAAGCTGGAGCCGACTGCTTCCTGGCCCGGTCTGCTTCCACCTGGAGATGTCAGCCAGGCGCTGGCACTTAACATGGATACAG GCCTCCAGCAACACAAGAAAGGCAAGGAGCTATACTGGTTCTAA
- the ctsl.1 gene encoding cathepsin L.1, with amino-acid sequence MKLLLVAAAALAVASCASISLEDLEFHAWKLKFGRSYNSPAEEAQRKEIWLSNRRLVLVHNILADQGFKSYRLGMTYFADMANEEYKRLISQGCLGSFNASMPRHGSTFLRLSEVADLPNNVDWREKGYVTDVKDQKQCGSCWAFSTTGSLEGQTFRKTGKLVSLSEQQLVDCSGDYGNMGCMGGLMDYAFQYIKANGGIDTEDSYPYEAEDGQCRYNPDTIGATCTGYVDVEQGNEGDLKQAVATVGPVSVAIDASHVSFQLYQSGVYDESECSSSELDHGVLAVGYGSDNGHDYWLVKNSWGLEWGDKGYIMMTRNKNNQCGIATAASYPLV; translated from the exons ATGAAGCTGTTGctggttgctgctgctgctctggcCGTGGCCAGCTGTGCCAGTATCTCTCTGGAAGACCTGGAGTTCCATGCTTGGAAACTCAAGTTTG GAAGGTCCTACAACTCTCCGGCAGAGGAGGCTCAACGCAAGGAAATCTGGCTCAGCAACCGCAGACTGGTGCTGGTGCACAACATCTTAGCTGATCAGGGTTTCAAGTCCTACCGACTCGGCATGACGTACTTTGCTGACATG GCAAATGAGGAGTACAAACGCCTGATATCCCAGGGCTGCCTTGGCTCCTTCAACGCTTCCATGCCTCGCCACGGCTCTACTTTCCTTCGTTTATCTGAAGTAGCTGATCTGCCCAACAATGTTGACTGGAGGGAGAAGGGATACGTCACTGATGTTAAGGATCAGAAGCAGTGTGGCTCCTGCTGGGCCTTCAGCACA ACTGGCTCTCTGGAGGGTCAGACCTTCAGGAAGACAGGGAAGTTGGTGTCTCTGAGCGAGCAGCAGCTGGTTGACTGTTCTGGCGACTATGGAAACATGGGTTGCATGGGAGGCCTGATGGACTACGCCTTTCAGTACATCAAAGCCAACGGAGGGATAGACACCGAGGACTCCTACCCATATGAGGCTGAG GATGGGCAGTGCCGTTACAACCCTGACACCATTGGTGCCACATGCACAGGCTATGTTGATGTGGAACAAGGCAATGAAGGTGACCTAAAGCAGGCTGTGGCCACTGTTGGACCTGTGTCTGTGGCCATTGATGCTTCTCATGTGTCCTTCCAGCTGTACCAATCAG gAGTGTATGATGAGTCAGAGTGTAGCAGCTCAGAGTTGGACCATGGTGTATTGGCTGTGGGTTACGGCAGTGACAACGGACATGACTACTGGCTGGTCAAGAACAG ctGGGGTCTAGAATGGGGAGACAAGGGATACATCATGATGACcaggaacaaaaacaaccagTGTGGCATTGCTACTGCCGCCAGCTACCCCCTGGTCTGA
- the vgll2b gene encoding transcription cofactor vestigial-like protein 2b isoform X1 produces MSCLDVMFPAYGHYAPYAPTVTAFINSVQAPTGLSSTSSLCRDFMDTPRGPEGMSGGPGTGGSTSSSSSSNSSSSSYTPATLRPEECPKEKQEAPEAEYLSSRCVLFTYYQGDISSVVDEHFSRALSSYMDGEGKRRVLDQQGTDTPSPGSRRSFPPSFWDSNYSSPQNRSHCETGTPSYSMDPYTSALHPGLAHPHAHPHPHAHPHSHPHPPESWGYAQAQAYGHPRPLHELYSPSALEPHYGPLLMPTVRPPHHLSLPSHYEVSKLEPTASWPGLLPPGDVSQALALNMDTGLQQHKKGKELYWF; encoded by the exons ATGAGCTGTTTGGATGTTATGTTCCCAGCCTATGGACATTACGCACCGTACGCACCGACTGTTACAGCTTTTATCAATAGCGTACAG GCTCCCACTGGTCTGAGCAGCACTTCTTCTCTCTGCCGGGATTTTATGGACACTCCCAGGGGTCCAGAGGGGATGTCTGGGGGCCCAGGCACTGGAGGATcaacttcctcttcttcttcatccaactcttcctcttcctcctacACGCCTGCGACATTAAGGCCAGAGGAGTGCCCCAAGGAGAAGCAAGAGGCCCCTGAGGCAGAGTATCTCTCTTCTCGCTGTGTCCTCTTTACCTACTACCAAGGAGACATCAGCAGTGTGGTGGATGAGCACTTCTCCAGGGCCCTCAGCTCCTACATGGATGGAGAGGGCAAACGGCGGGTTCTAGACCAACAGGGCACAG ATACCCCTTCACCTGGCAGTCGACGAAGCTTCCCCCCATCCTTTTGGGACAGTAACTACTCCTCGCCTCAGAACCGCTCCCACTGTGAGACTGGAACACCTTCCTATTCCATGGACCCATACACATCAGCCTTGCACCCGGGCCTAGCGCACCCACATGCTCATCCTCACCCACACGCTCATCCTCACTCCCACCCTCACCCACCAGAAAGCTGGGGATATGCCCAGGCCCAAGCCTACGGCCACCCACGGCCTCTTCATGAACTGTATTCACCGTCAGCTTTGGAGCCCCACTACGGGCCCTTGCTTATGCCCACAGTGAGGCCACCTCACCACCTGAGCTTGCCAAGCCACTATGAAGTGAGCAAGCTGGAGCCGACTGCTTCCTGGCCCGGTCTGCTTCCACCTGGAGATGTCAGCCAGGCGCTGGCACTTAACATGGATACAG GCCTCCAGCAACACAAGAAAGGCAAGGAGCTATACTGGTTCTAA
- the vgll2b gene encoding transcription cofactor vestigial-like protein 2b isoform X3, whose protein sequence is MDTPRGPEGMSGGPGTGGSTSSSSSSNSSSSSYTPATLRPEECPKEKQEAPEAEYLSSRCVLFTYYQGDISSVVDEHFSRALSSYMDGEGKRRVLDQQGTDTPSPGSRRSFPPSFWDSNYSSPQNRSHCETGTPSYSMDPYTSALHPGLAHPHAHPHPHAHPHSHPHPPESWGYAQAQAYGHPRPLHELYSPSALEPHYGPLLMPTVRPPHHLSLPSHYEVSKLEPTASWPGLLPPGDVSQALALNMDTGLQQHKKGKELYWF, encoded by the exons ATGGACACTCCCAGGGGTCCAGAGGGGATGTCTGGGGGCCCAGGCACTGGAGGATcaacttcctcttcttcttcatccaactcttcctcttcctcctacACGCCTGCGACATTAAGGCCAGAGGAGTGCCCCAAGGAGAAGCAAGAGGCCCCTGAGGCAGAGTATCTCTCTTCTCGCTGTGTCCTCTTTACCTACTACCAAGGAGACATCAGCAGTGTGGTGGATGAGCACTTCTCCAGGGCCCTCAGCTCCTACATGGATGGAGAGGGCAAACGGCGGGTTCTAGACCAACAGGGCACAG ATACCCCTTCACCTGGCAGTCGACGAAGCTTCCCCCCATCCTTTTGGGACAGTAACTACTCCTCGCCTCAGAACCGCTCCCACTGTGAGACTGGAACACCTTCCTATTCCATGGACCCATACACATCAGCCTTGCACCCGGGCCTAGCGCACCCACATGCTCATCCTCACCCACACGCTCATCCTCACTCCCACCCTCACCCACCAGAAAGCTGGGGATATGCCCAGGCCCAAGCCTACGGCCACCCACGGCCTCTTCATGAACTGTATTCACCGTCAGCTTTGGAGCCCCACTACGGGCCCTTGCTTATGCCCACAGTGAGGCCACCTCACCACCTGAGCTTGCCAAGCCACTATGAAGTGAGCAAGCTGGAGCCGACTGCTTCCTGGCCCGGTCTGCTTCCACCTGGAGATGTCAGCCAGGCGCTGGCACTTAACATGGATACAG GCCTCCAGCAACACAAGAAAGGCAAGGAGCTATACTGGTTCTAA